atattcaacactttattacAAAACAGGAATTGTGTTACTTAATTTTGCTGACCTATATGTTGAGCATGTTTAAGCCAAGCTAGGCTAagctacaatgcctggttagttaagtgtattaaatgcacttttgacatatattttcaaattacaaTGGGTTTATTAGGACAGGACCCAACTGTAAGCCAAAGAGCATCTATATTTGCCCAATAATCACAGACATTATCTGGAAGGCAACACAGGCTTCCTTGAATGTACCAAAACTATTTTCTCAGTGCAAAATCTCCATATTTTACATCTTCTGAATAGTGAATCTTCATCAGTTTCTACATCTAAATTTTACAAGAAATTTGATGGAACACCAAAAACGTAACAGCACAAAGTATTCCTATTTCATCACAGTAAATTAAAATCCAAATGGTAGGTGGGTTACCTAACACTGAAACAAATAAAGATATATACATATCACTAAATGAGAAAAAGACTACACAGCATTACTTACTTTCATTTAGCTTGAGAACTGAGTTATATGTATAATTCACATACCTTTCTTTTGCTCCCTCGGTGTCATATCTCACTACTGTTACTCTGTGGTACTTGGCTTTGCATATTTATTATATAGACGGTTGTTTGGACTCAGGATACAAGACTTATGTGATGTTAGTTTTGGTTATTGAAGAAAAAGGtcaataacaacagacccttctaTTGTCAACAGAtaataaggaaagaataaatgcAGTATTGCCATTTAAGTTACTCATTCAGAAGTAAGCCACGTTCTGtcagtttccatttttataatattgttaaaatagaaaaccagtGGAACGTAGTATATCTTGAAAGACATCATAGGCACTGTAAGGTATATGCATTTCATGCTCCCAATTACATTATATGCAATCCCCAAATACAAAACATTATTATGTGACACAGAAAAATAACCTGTAAACACCAATAAGAAATTGCTTactctcagtgagtagggcctggccccatataccaagggtggcgggttcaaacccagccccagacaaactgccacaaaaaaataggtgggcattgtggcaggcacctgtagtcccagttacttgggaggctgaggcaagagaatagactaagcccaagaactggaggttgctgcaagctgtgatgccacagtactctaccaagggcaacaaagtgagactctgcctctaaaaaaagtaaataaaaaaataaataaatttcttacaCAGATGTTTTAATAAccaatttattcatgtatttttaaaacttcatatgTCAGAGTAAACATCTGGTAACCACTTAGAACTGCATATTTTTGGTACCCCTGCCTACAAACAAGTATGGCTTCGCCCTTCATAGCATTATTTCAAGGGGCACATGTTCCCAATGTCTATCAAGTGTTAGGTTTACCCATATATGAATTCCCAAAAATACAATATACTTAGATTACTTATCCTATATTTAGTAGTTTCAGAATTTATTTCCTAAGGGCATTTTCTTAAGTACAATGaactgtgatttcttttctttttttttttttagagacagaatctcactttgtcacccttggtagagtaccatggcatcacagctcatagcaacctccagctcttgggcttaggtgattcacttgcctcagcctcccaagtagctgggactacaggcgcctgccacaacatccagctatttttttgtcgcagttgggccgggtccaggtttgaacccaccaccctcggtatatggggccagagccctactcactaagccacaggtgccgccctgtgatTTCTTACTAAAAAACACTGCCTCGCTTGGTGCATTCATGGGGCTTTTTCTCATCACCAGTGGGAGTATTCCTAATAGTTTATGAGATTTGACCTAAGGATGGATTTCTGGTATTTGAAGTATTCACAGAATTCCACTTTGCTGCAAATTTTCTACTGTATAAGGCTTGATTATGGTTTCAAAGGGTTTCGAGACTCACTGAATTCATACTTTCACTCTACTGTATGAATTCTGACATATAAGCATGTTCATTTGCTCTAAGATTCCGCTACACAATCTCATAGACTTCCCCCCTTAAAAGGAGTGCTCTGCTATATAATATGTGAATATTATCTGAAAAGTTTAACAGCTTTTTCTGAATTACAATGACATTATGTCAGACACATATTAATTGCATTCCTAGGATTTCTTTACTGTatgagttctctgatgattaatgagcTGTGACTTCTGTgagaaggctttcccacattcattgcaTTGATAAGGCTTTTCtcctgtatgaattctctgatgattaacaagctgtgactTCTGAGAGAAGGCCTTCTTGCATACACTGCACCCATAGGGTTTCTCACCTGTATGTGTCCTCTGATGTGGTATGAGGTGTGACTTCCGAGagaaggctttgccacactcaCTGCATTCAAAGGGCTTCTCTCCTGTATGTATTCTCTCATGATTAATGAGACTTGATTTCTCCCTAAAGGCTTTTCTACATTCACTGCATTCGTAAGGTTTTTCTCCTGTATGAGTTCTCTGGTGTCTAATAAGCTCCGACTTCTCAAAGAAAGCTTTCCTACAAAGACTGCATTCatatggtttctctcctgtgtgaattCTCTGGTGTGTATTTAACTGTGACTTCTGGGAGAAGGCTTTTTCACATTCCctacattcatagggtttttcTCCTGTATGAGTTCTCTGATGAGTGGCAAGACTTGATTTTTCACcaaaggccttcccacattcaGTGCATTCatatggtttctctcctgtatgtgTCCTCTGATGTGATATGAGATGTGACTTCTGACAaaaggctttcccacactcaCTGCATACATAGGGTTTTTCtcctgtatgaattctctgatgattagtcaGACTTAATTTTTCACTaaaagctttcccacattcactgcatttgtagggtttttctcctgTATGAGTTCTCTGATGTCTAACAAGTTGAGATTTTCtgctgaaggctttcccacatttaCTGCACATAAagggtttttctcctgtgtgtgtCATCTGATGTGATATGAGATGTGACTTCTGGGAAAAGGATTTCCCACATTGAATGCATCCATGAGGCTTCTCTCCTGTATgggttctctgatgattaatgagaCTAGACCTTTCTCTAAATGCCTTCCTACATTCACtgcattcatagggtttctctcctgtatgaattGTCTGATGTCTAATGAGCTCTGACTTCTCAAAGAAGGCTTTTCTGCAATCACTACATCCATAGGGTTTTGTTCCTGTGTGAGTTCTGTGATGTGTAACAAGCTGTGACTTCCTGctgaaagctttcccacattcCCTGCATTCAAAAGGCTTCTCAcctgtatgaattctctgatgattaatgagaTTTGACTTTTCACTAAAGGCCCTCCCACACTCATTGCATCCATAcggtttttctcctgtgtgagtCCTCCAATGTGATATGAGATGTGACTTCCGGGAgaaagctttcccacattcaccacattcatatggtttctctccagtatgtgtTCTCTGATGagatgtgagctgtgatttttGGGAGAAGGCTTTCCCACACTGGCTACAattataaggtttctctcctgtatgagtTCTATGATGGGTAATAAACTGTGACTTCTGAGGAAAGGTTTTGCCACATTTACTACAACCATAGGCTATTTCTCTTATATGTCTGCTCTGATGTTTAATGAGACTTGATTTCACACTAAAGCGTTTTCTACACTCACTGCACTCAAAGAGTTTCTCCCCTAAACGAGTTCTGTGATAAATGATAATCTGTGACTTTTTGTAGGTGTCTTTATCATATTTATCACATTCATAGTATTTTAACCAAGTATCGGTTTCCTCAGGTTTGGAATGGAGAAATAATTTGTCAAATACATTGAAgccatttgattctgtttttccacAGTCTGATTTTGAAATAAGCAAAtctaaatgatgttttaaaatcaatGCGTTTACGTCACCTGCGCTGTTTGACTTCCTTAAAGGAACAAAGTTCAAACTCAGGTTGAATTTTTTTCCAGATGTATCACATTCAACacctcttttcatatttttaagctTGTCTTGGTTATCCCGGTGCCACATCATGTGACCATCTACTTGCCAGGCttcctctataaagaaaaaaaaaatccatttggtTGTGCTTACtaaataaaaaactagaaatgCTGTGTTGAGGGGTTGACTGGTTTTTAAGACTTAATTTGATAATCTTAAATAAGTCCCAAGTATAATGTTTATCTTCtagatattgaaaaataaaagaaatgctgaaaacagaaataggaaattgtagATTAAATCAGTCACCTTTGGCTACTGACAAATATAAGTTTGTCAAATGGAAAGAGAATGTGAAAAATACATGAAGGGCAATGAAGAACACACAAAGGAGGTCGTAAGAAGCACTCAGCCAATGTCCTGAGGAGTTAATTCACTCAGTAACTATTGCGCACACACACTATGCTCCAGGAAGTGTGTGAGGATGGGAGacacaagaggaaaaataaagtcttgCCTTTATGAAATTTATGtcttaacagaaaaaataaagaaaaaacatacaaTATTAGTAAACAACAAAACTATACACTGTACTTAGtaaattttgtaagaaactgaaCAGATTTGAAAGAGTAATtggctaaaataattttaagcttaaagtatggaaatattttatgtatttttctcattctcacattttcaaaagttttaaatttgccATGTAAGTGTCTACTTTACTACCAAGAAAGCCATTCATGCAACACATTTTCAAAACATATCATGTTTCATCTAAACTATTCAAGCACGTAACTTCAAACTCCACATGCACTTTTATATGTATACTATCCCAAAACACAAGttcccatttgtaaaatattctgACAGCTTGATATTTATTATATAGCTTTATTTCCATTATCTGCACAACATAACCATTTATGTTATTGTTATAAGCACTTCCAAAAAGCCTATTTCTCAATAAGAGCCTGTATGTAGAATTTTTTGTTAAGTAATATCAAGTGGTATGAAAGATAATCAGTAATATAAAAAACTTGCTACAAGTGTAAATgtcaggctgggtgaggtggctcatgtctgtaagcatagcactctggtaggccaaggcaggtggattgttgtggctcagaagtttgagaccagcctgagcaagaatgaaatcccatttctactaaaaaaaagaaaagaaaaaaaaagaaaaactagccaggcattgtggtgggcagcggtggtcccagctactcaaaaggctgggGCAATCTGAAAACAGTAAGAAAGGATGGTACAGATTATTCGTATACTTCACAGTGTCAAATCTGttaaaaatctgttaaaaaaCCCCAACAGATTCTAATTTAAAAGGGAGGATAAGAACAAATTATTTGGGAAACAtcatggctttcttttcttttttcttgagacaagagtctcactatgtcacccttggcagagtgccatggtgtcacagctcacaaaacctccaactcttgggcttaagccagtctcttgcctcagcctcccaagtagctgggtctacaggcacctgccacaatgcctggctacttttttgttgtagttgtcatttcatgtggcaggccctggccaggttcaaacccaccagccccagtgtatgtggccagcgctctagccactgagctataggtgccaagccatggctttattttctaatataatgAGATCAAATAGAGTGGGGTTTTACACGTACCAGAGACACTAacattgaggaaaaaataaaaatttgtgaatATAAAAGCACAGGTTTCTTTGAGCATaggggaaggaaggacagaagtAGAATAAATATGTCAAGGGACAGAATACCACATAACAAGGCCAAATCCTAGATGTGACAGGCAGGGAGTAATGTCATGGTTCAGATAAGTAGGACACATTTCACTTCGTTACAAAAAAAGAAGCCACATCTGAATGTGATTTACCTGAGTACCGGATGTCAACTATTCTGAAGCAAAAATTTAGAGATCTTTAAAAGAACTCTCTAAAGCACATTTCAAAGACACAAACCCATTGCTGATCAGCTAAGGCTAAACTGCTACTTTCTCCCATCTTGCTAGTTCTCATACACTCACCTAGAGAGCATGAATGTGGGATTTCTCCATCTCCTATCCATGGCTCTTCTCCTTGCTCCAACTTAAAGATGACATCTGGTTTCATAACTTCATATCCTATTCAGGGGAAATCATAAATAATGCTCAGGATTTAGGGCCTTTACAGAATGATAAAGATTTAGCTAAATGATTCTTAAATTTCTGGTAATAGTCTCCCAGGTGGATAATATGGTCTAAGAATTGTTGACATCTATAATTCAAATCCCAAACCATTAAACACATCAGAGGTTCTGGAGCCAGTATGCCTGGGTTCAAATTGAGGCTGTTTCATTTCCTAGCTATTAGTCCTTTacaaagttatttaacctctgttTGTCTCAATTTTCTCATGTGGAAAAAGGGATAATTGTACCTGCCACATCaatatatgtaaagcacttagtaCAGTATGTGGCACTTATTATGTGGTATTCTGTCCCTTGACACATTAGGAGCTACCACTACTACCACCACTGTTACTACTTAAGTTTCAGAGGCTGCACAACAAACGTAAGACTTCATTATTGGAAGGTGAGATCCAAATATTTTCTTGGTATCATAGCCCAAGGAACTTGGATCTCCTAAATTTTGATCCAAAATCATTAGAAGTTTCCGAAGCCTATTGCTCTCAgcaactaaaaaggaaaaggcaTTGGGCACACTTCAAGGTACACAGGAAGATTTTCTTACCCAATGACACTAGGCTACTATAGTTCTCCAACATTACATCCTTGTATAAATTCTTCTGATAGGGATCCAGTAGCTGCCATTCCTTTTGGGTGAAGTCCACAGATAAATCTTCAAATGAGAATGATTCCTAAAAGAGCACAATTCTAGTAAGTCTGAAACAGTCATTGCTACACAATGTGGGAAAGAAGCACTGGAACGTAAGCACGTTGCTCTTACAAATCATATAAAATACCTTTAAGTCTCTGTCTTTGCACATTTTGTGTGACAAAATGCCACTGTGAATTCTTACATCTTTCCGTTTGTATGTCAACCTAAATTGTTAACATAGAAAAGTGCTCTAAAGAAAACATGATGTGTACTTGGGAATGGGGTATTGCAATGGGAACATATGTGCCACAGTAAACTATGTGGGTATTCAGGAaggtaaaggaagacaaaggttttcaagaaaacaatgaaaagaattaCATAATCATTTTGAATAATTAGTCTTGGCTACAAAGATCAACAATAAAGGTAATACCAGTCCAAGGTTGGACAGGTAGTTTCAGGGTAGCTGtcctaataaaaatatttctcacgTAGGGCTACAATAGCCTTTGTACAAGGTTATGGTTTTAGTGGTCTTTTGCGGTATTTTTTGTTAACAGGCATACAAAGGTGAGAATCCTCTCTTTATGGTATTCCCTGGCTCCATTTGTCAGTTTATTAACATTATTGAATCCACTTGGATGCTGACAACTTTTATATAACACATGAGAACTTTAgtctgggtgtggtagctcacacctgtaatcctaccactctgaggtaggctgaggtgggtggaatgccttgagctcaggagttcaagatcagcctgagcaagagtgagatcccatctctactaaaagtagctgggcattgtggtggggacctgtagtcccagctgctcaggaggctgaggcaagaggatcactcaagtctaagagtttgaggctgctgtgagctataacaccacagtactctacctaaggcaacaaagactctgtcaagaaagaaagagagaaggaaggagggaggaaggaaagattttgaacaacagagagaaaaagacataaaaatgaacaGAGCTCAGGACACTGTCAGACGATACCAAAGGATCTACCTTGAGTGTCATAGGAGTCCCAGAAAGAGAAAAGCGTGAGCATGgtaaaaaaaacatttcaagacATATAGGTTGGGTGCTGTgccccatgcctgtaatcctagcacttaggaggctgagacaggtggattgtctgagctcacaggttcgagaccagcctgagccagagtaagaccctgtctctaaaaaaatagccacgcattatggcgggcgcctctcatcccacctactcaggaggctgaggcaagagaattgcttgagtccaagagtttgaggttgctgtaagctatgataccacagcactgtaccaagagtgacaaagtgaaactctggctcaagaaaaaaaaagaaaaagaaatgatagctGATGCTCTCTAAAATTAGCAAACATAAGCTCAGAGAATTAAGCTCAGTAAACCCCCAAATGGATAAACATAAAGAAATTCAacctggctcaaaggggtaggctgccggccccatgtgctggaggtggcaagttcaaacccagccccggccaaaaaaaagaagaaattcaaccTGAAGCTGCAACTGAAATCAAGACAGTCTTGTTGGGGACTCTGCCCTTAACCTGTGAAGTCTGTCTTAATATCAGAATTAAACTGCAATAAGGTCCTACTATATCAGCTAGTGCAGGCCTAGAGGAAGATGAGACTGTTCTCTATAACTTCCAGTCCACATTGTACTGGAGGTCCTAGCCAGGacaaatataaatattgaaaggaagatgtaAAGCTATAAAATGATATGAccacatataaaaaaaatcctacaggctcatgcctgtagctcagcggctagggtgccagccacatacactacagctggcgggttcaaatccagcccgggcccgccaaacaacgacaactacaaccaaaaaaaaatagccaggcattgtggcaggcacctgtagtcccagctacttgggaggctgaggcaagagacttgcttgagcccaagagtttaagttgctgtgagctgtgatgccatagcactctactgaggacaacacagtgagactgtctcaaaaacagaaaaaaagaaagaaaagaaaaaagaaaaaaatcctataaacTATTAGAATTAATTAATTACGGATATTCTTTGCTATCACTCTCGAACTAATGAGCTGGCAGTCTCTCAAGCTCTCAAGGATGAGTTGCAATGTACAATCTTCAACTTTATCAATAAActtctcatatttttatatcaaCATCCACTGATCTATTACTTGGTTCTCTGAATGAATCTTTTACTCATTAATTTTATGACACTGTATTGATCCCCTGGAAAATACTGGCTTAGTTAAAATATTCTCACAAAAAAGATACCTTTAGCAGTTAATTCTGTTAACATTCAATGCAGAAATAATCCTAATTTTAACAAACTCTTTTAGAAAAATCAAGAATatgtctctttattttttgataccagcataaccttgataccaaaactcaataaaaatattatgagaaAAGGCCAGTTTATTCATAAGTATTGATATGAAAGTCCTAAATAATGTTATCAAACTGTATTGAACAATACATAAGGAATAAAATTTATCAATACTAAGATGGAGTTTATCCCAGAAACTCAAGATcggtttaacatttaaaaaatattcaagccctggatggtgcctgtggctcagtgagtggggtgccggccccatataccgagggtggtgggttcaaacccagccccggccaaactgcaaaaaaaaaaaaaatagcggggctttgtggcaagcacctgtagtcccagctactcgggaggctgaggcaagagaatcgcctaagcccaggaattggaggttgctgtgagctgtgtgacgccacggcacactctacagagggcgacaaaccctgtctctacaaaaaaaaaaaatatatatatatatatgagcccAACAACacccctgcaatcctagcactctggaaggcaaaggcaggtggattgcttgagtttaggagtttaagaccagtcaaagcaagagtgagatcctatttctactaaaaatataaaaattagctgggcattagtccttccagacacttgggaggctgaggcaggaggaccatttgagcccaggagtttgaggttacagtgagctatgacaccacagtactctagcctgggacaacacagtgagactctgtctcaaaaaagaaaaaaattggggcagcacctgtggctcaaggagtagggcgccagcctcatacactgggggtggcgggttcaagctcagccctggccaaaactgcaaaaaaacaaaaaagaaaaaattaaaaattttaaaaaggactaGATTTCaataagaatataaaagtataaaaaagaacaagcagatggaaaaaatagtataccaaaaattttaaatttaacattcacttgcaaaaaaatttttttggcaaactaggaattaaatgtaaatttctttttattaaaaaagaaaattagggtggcgcctgtggctcaaggagtagggcgccggtcccatatgccggaggtggcggttcaaacccagccccggccaaaaaaaaaaaaaaaagaaaattagagggcagtgcctgtggctcaaaggagtagggcaccagccccatatgccagaggtggcgggttcaaacccagccccggccaaaaacttcaaaaaaaaaaagaaaattagaaaaacta
The sequence above is a segment of the Nycticebus coucang isolate mNycCou1 chromosome 4, mNycCou1.pri, whole genome shotgun sequence genome. Coding sequences within it:
- the ZNF84 gene encoding zinc finger protein 84 encodes the protein MTMLQESFSFEDLSVDFTQKEWQLLDPYQKNLYKDVMLENYSSLVSLGYEVMKPDVIFKLEQGEEPWIGDGEIPHSCSLEEAWQVDGHMMWHRDNQDKLKNMKRGVECDTSGKKFNLSLNFVPLRKSNSAGDVNALILKHHLDLLISKSDCGKTESNGFNVFDKLFLHSKPEETDTWLKYYECDKYDKDTYKKSQIIIYHRTRLGEKLFECSECRKRFSVKSSLIKHQSRHIREIAYGCSKCGKTFPQKSQFITHHRTHTGEKPYNCSQCGKAFSQKSQLTSHQRTHTGEKPYECGECGKAFSRKSHLISHWRTHTGEKPYGCNECGRAFSEKSNLINHQRIHTGEKPFECRECGKAFSRKSQLVTHHRTHTGTKPYGCSDCRKAFFEKSELIRHQTIHTGEKPYECSECRKAFRERSSLINHQRTHTGEKPHGCIQCGKSFSQKSHLISHQMTHTGEKPFMCSKCGKAFSRKSQLVRHQRTHTGEKPYKCSECGKAFSEKLSLTNHQRIHTGEKPYVCSECGKAFCQKSHLISHQRTHTGEKPYECTECGKAFGEKSSLATHQRTHTGEKPYECRECEKAFSQKSQLNTHQRIHTGEKPYECSLCRKAFFEKSELIRHQRTHTGEKPYECSECRKAFREKSSLINHERIHTGEKPFECSECGKAFSRKSHLIPHQRTHTGEKPYGCSVCKKAFSQKSQLVNHQRIHTGEKPYQCNECGKAFSQKSQLINHQRTHTVKKS